A genomic region of Alicyclobacillus sp. SO9 contains the following coding sequences:
- a CDS encoding glycosyltransferase, producing the protein MTETDFQSEYSHSWRWDSVRVAKLFVSLRPYRLSDATGWVDPVSKSAAALLSLNACRTLSILPFAKHNQRVFVACSNPEKVQDEPTLRELAMETHCSIVLCGTDLDDLVFAWRRLEEQPGTNAENRLGEILLQEGKLSGQELIDALEAQKETGSRVGAILTSGNSLTSWDVALAIAQQRKIPVVDLLHQPQLKTMLNAASLAQVWESVSDEFWHRHLVVPLGRDATTLTVAMVDPDDSEALTALTQQFQCKVRICAAGYRDVMSALAVKYSKEHEESSRLALVARRPDESASVRFSRGQIVTATVLLVLFAGGVAIRPLWTIAFVVIVLQLIYAANNVFRLWLMQRSAKQTTEYTVTKVDLAKIPPVSLPAYTVLVPVYKEAEVLPDLVEAIKNLQYPKDRLDVKLLLEEDDEETIQIAKASKLPNFIEMVIVPSSEPKTKPKACNYGLMRARGEYVVIFDAEDIPEPDQLLKAISVFRQNKDQTLACVQAKLSYYNAEQNILTRWFTAEYANWFELSLPALFSHDLPIPLGGTSNHFRADVLKEMGAWDPYNVAEDADLGIRMHKHGYRTAIVNSTTFEEANADFLNWIRQRSRWVKGYMQTWLVHMRRPVELHRALGVKGTAAFHMIVGGTPFTFLLNPLMWFMTVLWFIFKPHFMHQLYDNPIYYLSVINFMFGNFAFTYVNVVGTMQRQSWPLAKYALLSPIYWIFMSIASWKALYQLFVKPSYWEKTIHGLAKKDDKSITQILTVGSNS; encoded by the coding sequence ATGACTGAGACAGATTTTCAGTCGGAGTATAGCCACAGTTGGAGATGGGATTCAGTTCGGGTCGCGAAACTGTTCGTCTCTTTGCGCCCCTATCGATTGTCTGATGCAACCGGATGGGTCGATCCCGTCAGCAAATCGGCAGCTGCCCTCCTTTCCCTAAATGCATGCCGAACACTTTCCATTCTGCCTTTCGCGAAGCATAATCAGCGTGTTTTCGTAGCCTGTTCCAATCCTGAAAAGGTACAGGACGAACCGACGCTGCGGGAATTAGCAATGGAAACGCATTGTTCCATCGTACTTTGCGGGACTGATTTGGATGACTTGGTGTTCGCTTGGCGGCGACTTGAGGAGCAGCCCGGCACAAATGCAGAGAACCGGCTTGGTGAGATTCTGCTGCAAGAAGGGAAGCTTTCCGGGCAGGAATTGATTGACGCACTGGAGGCTCAGAAGGAAACGGGCAGCCGTGTTGGTGCGATTCTCACGAGCGGAAATTCCTTGACATCATGGGATGTCGCTTTGGCCATTGCGCAACAGCGTAAGATTCCGGTGGTGGATTTGCTGCACCAACCACAGCTTAAGACGATGCTCAACGCCGCGAGTCTCGCACAAGTGTGGGAAAGTGTTTCAGATGAATTCTGGCACAGGCACCTGGTCGTTCCACTGGGCCGAGACGCGACTACTTTAACCGTCGCTATGGTGGATCCGGACGATTCCGAGGCACTCACAGCGCTCACTCAACAGTTTCAGTGCAAGGTTCGTATTTGTGCAGCTGGTTACCGCGATGTCATGTCAGCCCTTGCTGTTAAATACAGTAAAGAACATGAGGAAAGCAGCCGCCTTGCACTGGTTGCCAGACGTCCCGATGAAAGTGCCAGTGTTCGGTTTTCACGAGGGCAAATCGTGACGGCTACTGTGCTCCTGGTTCTGTTTGCCGGAGGCGTTGCCATCCGACCGCTTTGGACAATAGCCTTCGTCGTCATCGTTTTACAACTGATATATGCGGCAAACAACGTCTTTCGACTGTGGCTCATGCAGCGCTCTGCTAAGCAAACGACAGAGTACACGGTGACAAAAGTAGATTTGGCCAAGATTCCGCCGGTTTCGCTTCCGGCTTATACCGTTTTAGTGCCGGTGTACAAGGAAGCTGAAGTACTTCCTGACTTGGTGGAGGCAATTAAGAACTTGCAATATCCAAAAGACCGTCTGGATGTAAAGCTGCTGCTGGAGGAAGACGACGAAGAGACCATCCAAATTGCGAAGGCTTCCAAACTTCCTAATTTCATTGAGATGGTCATTGTGCCGTCTTCCGAACCCAAAACCAAACCCAAGGCATGCAATTACGGGCTTATGAGGGCGCGCGGGGAGTACGTGGTTATCTTTGACGCTGAGGATATTCCTGAGCCGGACCAACTCTTGAAGGCAATCTCTGTCTTCCGACAGAACAAAGACCAGACCCTTGCCTGTGTTCAGGCAAAATTAAGCTACTATAACGCGGAACAGAACATCCTGACCCGCTGGTTCACTGCCGAATACGCCAACTGGTTTGAACTGTCACTGCCAGCACTGTTTTCCCACGACCTGCCAATCCCGTTGGGGGGAACATCCAACCATTTCCGTGCCGATGTGCTCAAGGAGATGGGCGCCTGGGACCCATACAATGTGGCAGAAGACGCCGATTTAGGTATTCGAATGCACAAGCACGGTTACCGCACAGCCATTGTCAACTCAACGACATTTGAAGAAGCTAACGCTGATTTTCTCAACTGGATTCGCCAACGATCGCGGTGGGTCAAAGGATACATGCAAACCTGGTTGGTTCACATGCGTCGTCCAGTGGAACTGCACCGCGCGCTCGGTGTTAAGGGCACAGCCGCTTTTCATATGATTGTGGGCGGCACACCATTTACGTTTTTGCTCAACCCGCTGATGTGGTTTATGACCGTGCTGTGGTTTATTTTTAAGCCTCACTTTATGCATCAGTTGTATGACAACCCAATTTACTATCTGTCTGTTATAAACTTCATGTTCGGGAATTTCGCATTTACCTATGTCAACGTGGTTGGAACCATGCAACGCCAATCCTGGCCCTTGGCGAAATATGCGTTGCTATCGCCGATTTACTGGATTTTCATGTCCATTGCGTCATGGAAAGCTCTTTATCAATTGTTTGTTAAGCCGTCTTACTGGGAAAAGACGATTCATGGGCTGGCGAAGAAAGATGACAAATCTATCACTCAAATACTAACTGTCGGAAGTAATTCCTAA